The following proteins are encoded in a genomic region of Hydra vulgaris chromosome 05, alternate assembly HydraT2T_AEP:
- the LOC136080180 gene encoding protein GVQW3-like, producing the protein MEQIANIKFCVKLEQKFAETYELMKKVYGEDCMSCTQVYTWFTRFKNGREDLNDDLRPGRPEASNRAELVEKVREIIDLGKRKVCARFVPHELNEEQKIARVEHCKDIVETVENNPDFLDSIITGDESWCFKYDPETKRQSVEWKSKGYFYFQN; encoded by the exons ATGGAACAAATAgcgaatataaaattttgtgttaAACTTGAACAAAAATTCGCCGAGACATACGAAttgatgaaaaaagtttatggTGAAGATTGTATGAGTTGTACTCAAGTTTATACGTGGTTTACACGATTTAAAAATGGTCGTGAGGATTTAAATGACGATCTGAGGCCAGGTCGTCCAGAAGCTAGTAATCGTGCTGAATTGGTGGAAAAAGTCCGTGAAATCATTG atTTGGGTAAAAGAAAGGTATGTGCGCGTTTTGTTCCACATGAATTAAATGAAGAGCAAAAAATCGCTCGTGTGGAGCATTGCAAAGACATTGTTGAAACTGTTGAAAACAATCCAGACTTTCTTGATTCGATCATAACTGGTGATGAGTCATGGTGCTTTAAATATGACCCTGAAACTAAGCGTCAATCTGTTGAATGGAAGTCCAAAGGCTATTTCTATTTCCAAAACTGA